In Leuconostoc kimchii IMSNU 11154, one genomic interval encodes:
- a CDS encoding ABC-F family ATP-binding cassette domain-containing protein: MKQFRVDNLKSTYGEKVLFNDISFLITSGDRIGLIGVNGSGKTSLLNAISGVNPSDSGQVTKQNDYTIGYLTQNPILDDNALVMDAILSGEQPVFKTIRHYQYALEQFGKQPTDVKVAQNFEDAQNAMDRNDAWTTEAQIKSILTQLHMPELQRKVSELSGGQRKRVGLAQVLIEAPDLLILDEPTNHLDFDSIVWLEKYLASYKGAVMVVTHDRYFLDAVTTRIFELSFGDLYEYKGNYQDYMIGKSQRVEQSKVAEHKQQQLYKQELAWMHKSARARTTKQTARENAFSELEAQMGTLKLDDDVAVNLGQQRLGKKVIVVEHAGVKFDDKVLFNDFNLRVAGGDRIGITGENGAGKSTFLNVIAGKIPLTSGVIELGETVKMAYYTQVTEEIPDDKRVIAYLTDVAGSVTDKDGNQVSVSELLEQFLFPPFMHGTLIRKLSGGEKRRLYLLKLLLQQPNVLLLDEPTNDLDIGTLTVLEDFLSSFSGAVITVSHDRYFLDKVANQLYMFQGNGIVERYDGLFSDYLATHLDTKPTLIEKTIIEKPQPITTQKKKLTYSEKKEWATIEDDIAQLETRLGEIPNDMLKNGTDYVKLGELQKETEALEQQLDEKMVRWEYLSEIVDN; the protein is encoded by the coding sequence ATGAAACAATTTAGAGTAGACAACTTAAAAAGTACGTATGGCGAAAAAGTGTTATTTAACGATATTTCATTTTTAATTACATCTGGTGATCGTATTGGCCTCATTGGTGTCAATGGGTCAGGGAAAACATCGTTACTCAATGCTATATCGGGTGTGAATCCTTCAGATTCGGGACAAGTGACAAAGCAAAATGATTATACGATTGGTTATCTCACACAGAACCCGATATTAGACGACAATGCCTTAGTGATGGATGCAATATTGTCAGGTGAACAGCCGGTTTTTAAAACAATTAGGCACTATCAATATGCTTTGGAACAGTTTGGTAAACAGCCAACAGATGTTAAAGTTGCTCAAAATTTTGAAGATGCCCAAAACGCAATGGATAGGAATGACGCGTGGACAACAGAGGCGCAAATCAAATCGATCTTAACGCAACTGCATATGCCTGAACTGCAACGCAAAGTCAGTGAATTATCTGGTGGTCAACGAAAGCGCGTAGGTTTAGCACAAGTCTTAATCGAAGCACCGGATCTCCTCATTTTAGATGAGCCTACGAACCATTTAGATTTTGATTCAATTGTCTGGTTAGAAAAATATCTGGCCAGCTACAAGGGCGCTGTTATGGTTGTTACTCATGATCGTTACTTTTTGGATGCTGTCACAACACGGATTTTTGAATTGTCATTTGGCGATCTTTATGAATACAAAGGTAATTATCAAGATTATATGATTGGAAAATCACAGCGTGTTGAACAAAGTAAAGTAGCTGAACACAAGCAACAACAATTATATAAACAAGAATTAGCTTGGATGCACAAATCTGCCCGTGCACGTACAACGAAACAAACAGCTCGTGAAAATGCATTTTCTGAACTAGAAGCACAAATGGGAACTTTAAAACTTGATGATGATGTTGCCGTTAATTTGGGTCAACAGCGTTTGGGTAAAAAGGTTATTGTCGTTGAACATGCGGGTGTGAAATTTGATGATAAGGTGTTGTTTAACGATTTTAATTTACGCGTAGCTGGTGGTGATCGGATTGGTATTACAGGTGAAAACGGTGCAGGTAAATCAACATTTTTGAATGTCATTGCTGGCAAAATACCTTTGACAAGCGGTGTCATTGAATTAGGTGAAACAGTCAAAATGGCTTATTATACGCAGGTCACCGAAGAAATTCCAGATGATAAGCGTGTGATTGCCTATTTAACAGATGTTGCGGGTTCAGTGACTGATAAGGATGGTAATCAGGTGAGTGTGTCTGAACTACTTGAACAATTCTTATTTCCGCCATTTATGCATGGCACATTGATTCGTAAATTATCAGGTGGTGAAAAGCGACGATTATATTTACTTAAACTCTTGTTACAACAACCAAATGTTTTGTTGTTAGATGAGCCAACCAACGATTTAGATATTGGGACATTAACCGTACTGGAAGACTTTTTATCAAGTTTCTCAGGTGCTGTGATCACAGTATCACACGATCGTTATTTCCTGGATAAAGTGGCTAACCAATTGTATATGTTCCAAGGAAATGGTATTGTGGAACGCTATGATGGCTTGTTCAGTGACTATTTAGCGACACATCTTGATACCAAACCGACATTAATCGAAAAAACAATCATTGAAAAACCACAACCAATAACAACACAGAAGAAGAAGTTGACTTATAGTGAGAAAAAAGAATGGGCAACGATCGAAGACGATATTGCACAGCTTGAAACACGATTGGGAGAAATTCCTAATGATATGCTTAAAAACGGCACAGATTATGTCAAATTAGGCGAACTACAAAAAGAAACTGAGGCTTTGGAACAGCAATTGGACGAAAAAATGGTACGCTGGGAATACTTGAGTGAAATCGTGGACAATTAA
- the dprA gene encoding DNA-processing protein DprA, producing the protein MNLNQQLLAIHLTQGIGTATTSYIIKLINEDVTPTVYPWSLDFLLKIAKPTYHNRIRASYAGALRQAQAVNASYITFFDAVYPQRLREIFEPPMILFYAGRLDALKLPSLSVVGTRQATSYGMSTLRHMLPDVINAGVAIVSGLAQGIDVMSHQITFAHQGVPIAVIGTGIDIFYPRRNESLQKQIALQGLVLSEYMPGTGPQRSHFPARNRIIAGLSSATLVVEAKNKSGSLITANIALQNNREVLAVPGSIFSETSRGTNELLSLGAKLVTQPRDIQDSVQLLDTI; encoded by the coding sequence ATGAACTTAAACCAGCAATTGTTAGCGATTCACTTGACACAAGGCATTGGCACAGCCACAACTTCATACATTATCAAATTGATTAATGAGGACGTGACACCAACGGTTTATCCTTGGTCATTAGACTTTCTATTAAAAATCGCCAAACCAACCTATCATAATCGTATCCGTGCGAGTTATGCGGGTGCTTTACGACAAGCACAAGCTGTTAATGCGTCGTATATCACATTTTTTGATGCGGTGTATCCTCAACGTTTGCGTGAAATATTTGAGCCACCAATGATTTTATTTTATGCTGGTCGATTGGATGCACTTAAGTTACCTAGTCTATCCGTTGTTGGTACGCGGCAGGCGACTTCATATGGCATGTCGACTTTACGACATATGTTACCAGACGTGATCAATGCCGGCGTTGCTATCGTGTCAGGCTTAGCTCAGGGGATAGATGTGATGTCGCATCAAATAACATTTGCGCATCAGGGGGTGCCCATTGCAGTCATTGGTACAGGAATCGATATTTTCTACCCTAGACGAAATGAGTCACTTCAAAAGCAAATTGCATTACAAGGCTTAGTATTAAGTGAATATATGCCTGGAACTGGTCCTCAGCGGTCGCATTTTCCAGCGCGTAATCGTATTATTGCGGGGCTATCTTCAGCAACTTTAGTGGTCGAAGCAAAAAATAAATCGGGTAGCTTGATCACCGCTAATATTGCGTTACAAAATAACCGTGAAGTATTAGCTGTGCCTGGTTCGATTTTTTCAGAAACTTCTCGTGGCACAAATGAATTACTCAGTCTTGGTGCAAAATTAGTGACGCAACCACGAGATATACAGGATAGTGTCCAATTACTTGATACGATTTAA
- a CDS encoding PTS system mannose/fructose/sorbose family transporter subunit IID, with protein sequence MANTEKKVLSRKTLNRSFHHWFYGHLTAFSQEHMQTFGYLTSMLPIVEELYDNKEDQEKAMKTYTAFFNTEPQLGTIIVGITASLEEARANQVNSGSSGDVDDTTINGLRAGLMGPIAGIGDSLVVGTLIPVILGIALGMSDGGSPLGAIFYIIVWNLIGYFGMRFAYFKGYELGDKAVGILIGAQGKAVRKAIATVGGMVVGGVAATWVTVKTSFRLTNSSGKAYLVLQDKLDSVYPGLLTAAFIVACWWLMAKKNISPIKVMLILVVVALIGVLVGFFNPGLTY encoded by the coding sequence ATGGCTAATACAGAAAAGAAAGTACTTTCTCGTAAGACGCTAAATCGATCTTTTCATCACTGGTTTTACGGTCATTTAACAGCATTTTCTCAAGAGCATATGCAAACGTTTGGGTACTTAACTTCAATGTTACCTATTGTTGAGGAACTGTATGATAATAAAGAAGACCAAGAAAAAGCAATGAAAACCTATACAGCGTTCTTTAATACAGAACCACAGTTAGGAACAATTATTGTTGGAATCACTGCTAGTTTGGAAGAAGCCAGAGCTAATCAAGTTAACAGTGGTAGCAGTGGAGATGTTGATGATACAACGATTAACGGATTACGTGCAGGTTTGATGGGGCCTATTGCTGGTATTGGCGATTCGTTGGTTGTCGGAACATTAATTCCTGTTATTCTGGGTATAGCCTTGGGTATGTCTGATGGTGGTTCACCGTTGGGCGCAATATTTTATATTATCGTTTGGAACCTAATTGGTTACTTTGGTATGCGTTTTGCCTACTTCAAAGGTTATGAGTTGGGTGATAAAGCAGTTGGTATTTTAATTGGCGCACAAGGTAAAGCCGTTCGAAAAGCAATTGCCACAGTGGGTGGTATGGTTGTTGGAGGCGTTGCGGCTACTTGGGTTACGGTGAAGACGTCGTTTAGATTAACAAATTCATCAGGTAAAGCTTACTTGGTATTACAAGATAAGTTAGATTCAGTTTATCCAGGACTATTGACTGCTGCTTTCATTGTTGCTTGCTGGTGGTTAATGGCTAAAAAGAATATTTCACCAATTAAAGTCATGTTGATTTTGGTTGTTGTTGCTCTAATCGGTGTGTTAGTAGGATTCTTTAACCCAGGATTAACTTATTAA
- a CDS encoding dihydroorotate oxidase, with translation MQLTANIQNYHFDHILLNAAGVMCQTTTELDTVLASDYTGAVVTKSATPALRAGNPEPRYYEIPNHLGTINSMGLPNAGFDYYMSYVSEKQTTKPIFFSVAGLSKQDNLDMLHQLQDSKFNGLVELNLSCPNVPGKPQTAYDFETTEQILSEVFTFFTKPLGVKLPPYFDIAHFDMIANILNKFPLAFVNTINSIGNGLVIDEDTDTVVIKPKSGFGGVGGPLVKATALANVRALRQRLNSSIKIIGTGGVTTGRDVYEHILCGADLVEVGSQLAIEGIGVFERLEKELADILTEKGYTILDDARGQLKTIS, from the coding sequence ATGCAACTTACTGCTAACATCCAAAATTATCATTTTGACCACATTTTACTCAATGCAGCTGGCGTCATGTGCCAGACAACTACTGAACTTGATACTGTTCTAGCTTCTGATTATACAGGTGCAGTTGTCACAAAGTCTGCCACACCAGCGCTAAGGGCAGGTAACCCTGAACCACGTTATTACGAGATTCCTAATCATTTGGGAACGATTAATTCAATGGGTTTGCCTAACGCTGGCTTTGATTATTATATGTCGTATGTGTCCGAAAAACAAACAACCAAGCCCATCTTCTTTTCTGTTGCAGGATTATCTAAACAAGATAATCTGGACATGTTACATCAGTTACAAGACTCTAAGTTTAATGGTCTTGTTGAATTAAACCTTTCATGTCCTAATGTGCCAGGTAAGCCACAAACTGCTTATGATTTTGAAACCACAGAACAAATACTATCTGAAGTGTTTACTTTCTTCACCAAACCATTAGGTGTTAAATTACCACCGTATTTTGATATTGCTCATTTTGATATGATAGCTAATATTTTAAACAAGTTTCCACTGGCCTTTGTGAACACTATTAATTCGATTGGTAATGGCTTAGTCATTGACGAGGATACTGATACAGTTGTCATCAAACCAAAATCAGGATTTGGCGGTGTCGGTGGGCCATTAGTTAAGGCAACTGCTTTAGCCAACGTTCGTGCGCTACGTCAACGATTAAATTCATCAATAAAGATTATTGGTACTGGTGGCGTCACTACAGGACGCGATGTCTATGAACATATTCTTTGTGGTGCAGATTTAGTTGAAGTTGGTTCTCAATTAGCTATTGAAGGTATTGGTGTGTTTGAGCGACTTGAAAAAGAATTAGCTGACATTCTGACAGAAAAAGGTTATACCATACTTGATGATGCCCGCGGACAACTCAAAACGATTTCATAA
- a CDS encoding PTS sugar transporter subunit IIA, producing MKNLILVSHGQFSEGLRDALSMFIGDDIATVKAIGFQSDEDIGQFETRVKKLVASFDVDASLIVLADIIGGSPLTAVTNILNQQDKLTNTVILGGMNFPMALNAAILKDSLDQDAFVTAILNEATTAVKKFEIANESDDDEEI from the coding sequence ATGAAAAATCTCATTTTGGTAAGCCATGGCCAATTTTCAGAGGGTTTGAGAGATGCTCTCAGTATGTTTATCGGCGATGATATAGCAACTGTTAAAGCTATTGGATTTCAATCTGATGAAGATATTGGCCAGTTTGAAACGCGTGTTAAAAAGTTAGTCGCTAGTTTTGATGTTGATGCCTCGTTAATTGTTTTGGCTGACATTATTGGTGGTAGTCCGTTAACGGCTGTCACGAATATTTTAAATCAACAGGATAAATTGACAAACACTGTGATTCTAGGTGGCATGAATTTCCCGATGGCACTCAATGCAGCTATCCTAAAAGACAGTTTGGATCAAGACGCATTCGTAACAGCTATTTTGAACGAAGCAACAACGGCAGTAAAAAAGTTTGAAATAGCTAATGAATCAGACGATGATGAGGAAATTTGA
- a CDS encoding PTS sugar transporter translates to MITDAKSMSQGYKDEIVFQENMLRNLQHWQSFFSLLVGIGVLMTYFLRHQSLWIVITSVGVSVVSAILMLIVGYAIYKGRKNVTKVIDNYEKVMKEIVE, encoded by the coding sequence ATGATAACAGATGCCAAAAGTATGTCACAAGGTTACAAAGATGAAATTGTGTTTCAAGAAAACATGTTACGTAATTTGCAGCATTGGCAATCTTTTTTCTCATTGTTAGTTGGTATTGGCGTGTTAATGACCTATTTTCTGAGACATCAAAGTCTTTGGATAGTTATCACTAGCGTGGGGGTAAGTGTTGTTAGTGCTATCCTAATGTTAATCGTAGGTTATGCAATTTATAAAGGTAGAAAAAATGTGACTAAAGTGATCGATAATTACGAAAAAGTGATGAAAGAAATTGTTGAATAA
- a CDS encoding PTS system mannose/fructose/N-acetylgalactosamine-transporter subunit IIB: MSISFVRIDDRIIHGQTVTRWAKEYPCDGLIAVNDAAANNPILKDAFKSASEKKTFVWTLAHFKEKAQQVLDSDRQYFLITKTPQDMKTILVDYGFVPSEIKKVIVGPANDRPNAIKLGNNQSILPEEATAFEAIQKQGYQVKFQLLPDVSIGYWDDFKGKFDL, translated from the coding sequence ATGAGTATTTCATTTGTACGTATCGATGACAGAATTATACACGGTCAAACTGTGACCCGTTGGGCGAAAGAATATCCTTGTGATGGTTTGATCGCAGTGAATGATGCTGCTGCAAACAACCCTATTTTAAAGGATGCTTTTAAAAGTGCTTCTGAAAAGAAAACTTTTGTATGGACATTGGCACATTTTAAAGAAAAGGCACAACAAGTTTTAGATTCTGATCGCCAATACTTTTTAATCACTAAGACACCACAGGATATGAAAACAATTCTTGTTGACTATGGATTTGTCCCAAGTGAGATTAAAAAAGTCATTGTCGGACCGGCTAATGATCGACCTAACGCCATTAAACTTGGCAATAACCAATCAATTTTACCCGAAGAAGCAACTGCTTTTGAAGCCATTCAAAAACAGGGATATCAAGTCAAGTTTCAGCTTTTACCTGATGTTTCAATTGGTTATTGGGATGATTTCAAAGGTAAATTTGATTTGTAA
- a CDS encoding acetate/propionate family kinase, which produces MSKIMAVNAGSSSLKFQLLEMPEEMVLMQGIIERIGQDNAEISIKYGKDIEPKRLIGAEEGHITLTKNGGQKFEHEMAIKDHDQAIDVLLQKLTDLGIVKDFNEITGVGHRVVAGGEWFNHSVVVNDDVLTKIDRLADYAPLHNPANAMGIRAFQKLLPDALSVAVFDTSFHQTMPEKNYLYSIPYEYYARYGARKYGAHGTSHRYVTERAAKKLDIPLDEFNAISFHLGAGASITAIKNGKSYDTSMGFTPLAGLTMATRSGDVDPSLVYYIQEREGLSNEEMLSVLNKKSGLLGISTISSDMRDLEEVQETNTHAKLALDMFYDRVIRYAGQYFAELGRVDAVIFTAGIGENDAVTRAKVLESLAFAGVKLDAEANNVRGKEAILTTDDSSVTGLLIPTNEELMIARDVEALR; this is translated from the coding sequence ATGTCAAAAATAATGGCAGTAAACGCCGGCAGCTCATCACTTAAATTTCAATTGTTGGAAATGCCTGAAGAAATGGTATTGATGCAAGGTATTATTGAACGCATTGGACAAGATAATGCTGAAATTTCGATCAAATATGGTAAAGATATTGAACCAAAACGCTTGATAGGCGCTGAAGAAGGCCATATTACATTAACCAAAAATGGTGGTCAAAAATTCGAACATGAGATGGCAATTAAAGACCATGATCAGGCTATTGATGTCTTGTTACAAAAGTTAACTGACCTCGGTATTGTAAAGGACTTCAATGAAATTACAGGTGTTGGCCATCGTGTTGTTGCTGGTGGTGAATGGTTTAACCATTCTGTTGTCGTTAATGATGACGTCTTAACAAAAATTGATCGCTTGGCTGATTACGCACCGCTACATAACCCAGCAAATGCTATGGGAATTCGTGCCTTCCAAAAGCTGCTACCTGACGCGTTGTCTGTAGCAGTATTTGACACATCTTTCCACCAAACGATGCCTGAAAAAAACTATCTATATAGCATTCCCTATGAATATTATGCACGTTATGGTGCGCGTAAGTATGGTGCACATGGGACATCACATCGTTATGTTACTGAACGTGCAGCGAAAAAGTTAGATATTCCACTTGACGAATTCAATGCCATTTCATTTCATTTAGGTGCGGGTGCTTCAATTACTGCAATTAAGAATGGTAAATCGTACGACACATCAATGGGCTTCACACCGTTAGCTGGTTTGACTATGGCAACACGTTCAGGGGATGTTGATCCTTCATTAGTGTATTACATTCAAGAGCGTGAAGGTCTATCAAACGAAGAAATGTTGTCTGTCTTGAATAAAAAGTCTGGGTTACTAGGTATTTCTACTATTTCAAGTGATATGCGTGATTTGGAAGAAGTACAAGAAACTAATACCCATGCTAAGTTGGCACTTGATATGTTTTATGATCGTGTTATCCGTTATGCTGGGCAATATTTTGCGGAACTTGGACGTGTTGATGCAGTAATCTTTACAGCGGGTATCGGTGAAAATGATGCTGTGACACGTGCTAAGGTTTTGGAATCATTGGCATTTGCTGGTGTTAAACTAGATGCTGAAGCTAACAATGTACGTGGTAAAGAAGCTATTTTGACGACCGATGATTCAAGTGTTACTGGCTTGCTCATTCCAACTAATGAAGAGTTAATGATTGCTCGTGACGTTGAAGCTTTGCGTTAA
- a CDS encoding PTS mannose/fructose/sorbose/N-acetylgalactosamine transporter subunit IIC — MTISWIQASILGIFASLSSMPGMAGSTIGNYTLGRPLVGGLVCGIVLGDMKTGIAAGVAMQLVYIALVTPGGTVSADLRAVSYIGIPLAMVAIHAQGLSATSANAADLAKSMGTLVGTVGTVLFYGTATMNLVWQHMGWRAVEKGDFKKLYAVDWGYPWISHLFFSFIPTVLMTHFGSSAVQALKTALPMDGIPMKTLFTVGALLPCVGIAILLKQIVEGPLDFIPFFVGFTFAASLKLNLVSVTVVSLIFAMIFYKLDMAISTNKQPVASASGGTVIDDDEEEEDI, encoded by the coding sequence ATGACAATTAGTTGGATACAAGCAAGTATTCTAGGTATTTTTGCCAGTTTGTCTTCTATGCCAGGTATGGCAGGGTCTACGATTGGTAATTACACGTTAGGGCGACCATTAGTCGGTGGTTTGGTGTGTGGTATTGTATTAGGTGATATGAAAACAGGTATTGCTGCCGGTGTTGCCATGCAGTTGGTCTATATCGCCTTAGTAACGCCAGGTGGTACAGTTTCTGCGGATTTAAGGGCCGTGTCTTATATCGGTATTCCGTTAGCCATGGTTGCTATTCATGCACAAGGACTTTCAGCAACGTCAGCAAATGCTGCTGACTTAGCCAAGTCAATGGGTACCTTGGTTGGTACTGTTGGTACTGTATTGTTTTACGGAACAGCAACGATGAACCTTGTATGGCAGCATATGGGTTGGCGTGCAGTTGAAAAAGGTGATTTTAAAAAACTGTATGCGGTTGACTGGGGTTATCCTTGGATTTCACATCTATTCTTCTCTTTCATACCAACCGTGCTGATGACGCATTTTGGTTCAAGTGCCGTTCAAGCGCTTAAAACAGCGTTACCAATGGATGGCATTCCAATGAAAACCTTATTCACAGTAGGTGCTTTACTACCCTGTGTCGGAATTGCTATTTTACTTAAGCAAATAGTAGAAGGACCACTTGACTTTATACCATTCTTTGTGGGATTTACCTTCGCGGCATCATTGAAACTTAATTTAGTTTCTGTAACAGTTGTATCGTTAATTTTTGCCATGATTTTTTACAAGTTGGATATGGCAATCAGCACTAATAAGCAACCAGTGGCTAGCGCTTCAGGTGGTACAGTGATTGATGATGACGAGGAAGAAGAGGATATTTAA